The following proteins are co-located in the Xyrauchen texanus isolate HMW12.3.18 chromosome 41, RBS_HiC_50CHRs, whole genome shotgun sequence genome:
- the cdk5 gene encoding cyclin-dependent-like kinase 5: MQKYEKLEKIGEGTYGTVFKAKNRETHEIVALKRVRLDDDDEGVPSSALREICLLKELKHKNIVRLHDVLHSDKKLTLVFEYCDQDLKKYFDSCNGDLDPEIVKSFMYQLLKGLAFCHSRNVLHRDLKPQNLLINRNGELKLADFGLARAFGIPVRCYSAEVVTLWYRPPDVLFGAKLYSTSIDMWSAGCIFAELANAGRPLFPGNDVDDQLKRIFRLLGTPTEEQWQTMNKLPDYKPYPMYPATTSLVNVVPKLSSSGRDLLQNLLKCNPVQRISAEEALQHPYFADFCPP; the protein is encoded by the exons ATGCAAAAGTATGAGAAGTTGGAGAAGATAGGAGAGG GCACATATGGGACTGTTTTTAAGGCTAAGAACAGGGAGACGCATGAGATTGTGGCCCTCAAAAGAGTGAgattggatgatgatgatgag GGGGTACCAAGTTCAGCATTACGAGAAATTTGCCTCCTGAAAGAACTTAAGCATAAAAACATTGTAAg GCTGCATGATGTCCTTCACAGTGATAAGAAGCTAACATTAGTTTTTGAGTACTGTGACCAG GATTTGAAGAAATACTTCGACAGCTGCAATGGTGACTTGGATCCAGAGATTGTTAAG TCCTTCATGTACCAGTTATTGAAGGGACTTGCCTTCTGCCACAGTCGAAATGTTCTTCACCGGGACCTTAAACCACAAAATCTGCTAATTAACAGA AATGGTGAACTGAAATTAGCTGACTTTGGCTTGGCCAGAGCTTTTGGGATTCCCGTACGATGCTACTCTGCTGAG GTGGTGACATTGTGGTACAGACCTCCAGACGTACTGTTTGGTGCTAAGCTATATTCTACCTCTATCGACATGTGGTCTGCCGGGTGTATATTTGCAG AACTAGCCAATGCTGGACGGCCATTATTTCCTGGTAATGATGTGGACGACCAGTTAAAGAGGATCTTTAG ATTGCTGGGGACACCAACAGAAGAACAGTGGCAGACTATGAACAAACTTCCAGATTATAAG ccgTATCCAATGTACCCAGCTACTACATCACTTGTGAATGTTGTCCCGAAACTCAGTAGCAGTGGCAGAGACTTACTACAG AATCTTCTGAAATGCAATCCAGTACAGCGAATTTCAGCAGAGGAAGCCCTACAACACCCTTACTTTGCTGATTTCTGCCCACCCTAA